A single genomic interval of Flavobacterium sp. N2820 harbors:
- a CDS encoding lysylphosphatidylglycerol synthase transmembrane domain-containing protein, translating into MKTPFRKFLSLIIPLLIGLGIMYYQYSTMTTEQIEKTKISFLKADYFYIFLSLFIALFGYWSRAYRWKYALQHLGYQTKFRNDLMTVCVSYLVNLTIPRSGEISRAALLKKYENVPFDKAFGTVVAERIVDMLIFLLFLAIGFVLQFDKIYQFLIEKGVKFETLIWLSIGGLILVILFVLVWIYAEWNIILKLKQKLSGLIEGMQSILKMKDKWNYIFHSFFIWFSYLMMFYVTIFALPETSNISFDVVVMGFIFGTLAVGFSNGGLGAYPLAISTVLFLYGIPKETGAAFGYLVWTSQTLLTIFLGLLSYLLLPILNKK; encoded by the coding sequence TTGAAAACACCATTCCGTAAATTTTTAAGCTTAATTATTCCATTACTTATTGGATTGGGAATCATGTATTATCAATATAGTACTATGACTACCGAACAAATTGAAAAAACAAAAATTAGTTTCCTAAAAGCCGATTACTTTTATATTTTTTTATCTCTTTTTATCGCTTTATTTGGTTATTGGTCAAGAGCATATCGTTGGAAATATGCTTTACAACATTTAGGTTATCAAACTAAATTTCGAAACGATTTAATGACCGTTTGTGTTTCGTATTTGGTCAATTTAACCATTCCCCGTTCAGGAGAAATATCCAGAGCCGCTTTATTGAAAAAATATGAAAATGTACCATTTGACAAGGCGTTTGGGACTGTAGTAGCTGAGCGAATTGTGGATATGCTTATTTTTTTACTTTTTTTAGCAATCGGATTTGTTTTGCAATTTGACAAAATATATCAATTTTTAATTGAAAAAGGTGTAAAATTCGAAACTCTAATTTGGCTTTCAATTGGAGGACTTATACTTGTTATCCTTTTTGTTTTAGTATGGATTTATGCCGAATGGAACATTATTTTAAAACTAAAACAAAAACTTTCAGGGCTAATAGAAGGCATGCAAAGTATCTTAAAAATGAAAGACAAATGGAATTATATTTTTCATTCTTTTTTTATTTGGTTTTCGTATTTAATGATGTTTTACGTAACTATTTTTGCACTACCAGAAACCTCAAATATTAGTTTTGATGTAGTTGTGATGGGATTTATTTTTGGCACTCTTGCTGTTGGGTTTTCTAATGGCGGACTTGGGGCTTATCCTTTAGCAATATCTACCGTGCTATTTTTATATGGAATTCCTAAAGAAACAGGTGCCGCTTTTGGATACTTAGTGTGGACTTCTCAAACACTTTTAACTATATTTCTTGGTTTATTATCTTATTTACTTTTACCTATTTTAAATAAGAAATAA
- the panD gene encoding aspartate 1-decarboxylase produces MQIQVVKSKIHRVTVTGADLNYIGSITIDEALMEASNIIEGEKVQIVNINNGERLETYAIKGPRNTGEITLNGPAARKVHRGDIVIIISYGIMDFEEAKKFKPTLVFPNEKDNSLT; encoded by the coding sequence ATGCAAATTCAAGTAGTAAAATCAAAAATTCATAGAGTAACTGTTACAGGTGCCGATTTGAATTACATAGGTAGCATCACCATTGACGAAGCGTTAATGGAAGCTTCTAACATTATCGAAGGCGAAAAAGTACAAATCGTTAACATCAATAATGGTGAGCGATTAGAAACATATGCCATCAAAGGACCAAGAAATACTGGCGAAATTACATTAAACGGACCCGCTGCTCGAAAAGTACACAGAGGTGATATCGTAATTATTATTTCGTATGGGATTATGGACTTTGAAGAGGCAAAAAAATTCAAACCTACATTAGTTTTTCCTAACGAAAAAGACAACTCCTTAACGTAG
- the panC gene encoding pantoate--beta-alanine ligase, whose amino-acid sequence MLIFNKKSDLSAFLSPLINQNKSIGFVPTMGALHEGHLSLLEKSLIENDITVMSIFVNPTQFNNAEDLEKYPRTLEKDVEKMSFVSQKIIVYAPSVSDIYEGNTISESFEYDGLEHQMEGQHRPGHFDGVGTIVKRLFEIIKPNKAYFGEKDFQQLQIVRKLVSKHKLPVDIIGCSIFREKSGLAMSSRNERLSPEARKKAALIFEILTKAKEIFQNESITETIHFVEKSFKKHPEFELEYFEIADEETLLSTETKDTTKKYRGFIAVFIEKIRLIDNISLN is encoded by the coding sequence ATGCTCATTTTTAACAAAAAGTCCGATTTAAGTGCTTTTTTAAGCCCATTAATCAATCAAAATAAATCTATTGGATTTGTTCCAACAATGGGTGCGCTTCATGAAGGGCACTTATCTTTACTAGAAAAATCACTTATAGAAAACGACATTACAGTGATGAGTATTTTTGTGAATCCAACACAATTTAATAATGCCGAAGATTTAGAAAAATACCCGAGAACACTTGAAAAAGATGTTGAAAAAATGAGCTTTGTTAGCCAAAAAATTATTGTATATGCGCCATCTGTTTCTGATATTTATGAAGGAAATACCATCTCAGAATCATTTGAATATGATGGATTAGAACACCAAATGGAAGGCCAACACAGACCGGGTCATTTTGACGGTGTAGGCACAATTGTTAAACGTTTATTTGAAATTATTAAACCTAATAAAGCTTATTTTGGCGAAAAAGATTTTCAACAATTACAAATCGTTAGAAAATTGGTTTCAAAACACAAGCTTCCTGTAGATATTATTGGTTGCTCTATTTTTAGAGAAAAAAGTGGTTTAGCAATGAGTTCAAGAAACGAAAGACTTTCTCCAGAAGCTCGAAAAAAAGCAGCTTTGATTTTTGAAATTTTAACCAAAGCTAAAGAAATCTTCCAAAACGAATCGATCACAGAAACAATTCACTTTGTAGAAAAATCATTTAAAAAACATCCTGAATTTGAATTAGAGTATTTTGAAATTGCTGATGAAGAAACACTTTTATCCACTGAAACAAAAGATACAACCAAGAAATATCGCGGATTCATTGCGGTTTTTATCGAGAAAATTAGATTAATTGATAATATTTCACTAAATTAA
- a CDS encoding glycogen/starch synthase — MEDKRILYVSSEVVPYLAENEVSLQSYEMPKMINDLGGQIRIFMPRYGNINERRHQLHEVIRLSGMNLVVNDMDMPLIIKVASIPKERIQVYFIDNDEYFKRKATFSDEEGVLYPDNDERAIFFAKGVVETVKKLNWVPDVIHVHGWMAALLPVYLKHYYKDEGIFAETKIISSVYEQGFEGELDTNLLDKILFDNIDKEAVALIEKPSYENIMKLSVLHSDAVVIGSEKLSPTLTKYIESSNKPFLPFASKDTIKEVYTSFIKNNVL, encoded by the coding sequence ATGGAAGACAAGAGGATATTGTATGTATCATCTGAAGTGGTGCCTTATTTAGCAGAAAACGAAGTGTCGTTACAGTCGTATGAAATGCCTAAAATGATTAACGATTTAGGAGGTCAAATACGAATTTTTATGCCTAGGTATGGTAATATTAACGAAAGAAGACATCAATTACATGAAGTTATCCGTTTATCAGGAATGAACTTGGTGGTAAACGATATGGATATGCCTCTTATTATAAAGGTAGCTTCAATACCAAAAGAAAGAATTCAGGTATATTTTATCGATAATGATGAATATTTCAAAAGAAAAGCCACTTTTTCAGATGAAGAAGGTGTATTGTATCCAGATAATGATGAAAGAGCTATTTTCTTTGCGAAAGGTGTAGTTGAAACAGTTAAAAAGTTAAATTGGGTTCCAGATGTAATCCATGTACATGGATGGATGGCGGCATTATTGCCAGTTTATTTGAAACACTATTATAAAGATGAAGGGATTTTTGCAGAAACTAAAATCATTTCTTCAGTTTATGAACAAGGTTTTGAAGGAGAATTAGATACCAATTTATTAGATAAAATATTGTTTGATAATATTGATAAAGAAGCCGTAGCTTTAATTGAAAAACCAAGTTATGAAAACATAATGAAGCTTTCAGTTTTGCATTCAGATGCTGTGGTTATTGGTTCTGAGAAGCTTTCTCCAACTTTAACAAAATATATAGAAAGTTCAAACAAACCTTTTTTACCTTTCGCATCGAAAGACACAATTAAAGAAGTATATACTTCGTTTATTAAGAATAACGTATTATAA
- a CDS encoding DUF4270 domain-containing protein codes for MKSIFLKITLLATALFTFTSCDKDFNSLDSDLADDAHFNLEKYEVQNLKAYSKATGPVQSNNLPISALGIYENPYFGVTKAHFVSQIELSSSNPTIGDSPVIDSVYLYVPYFSTLKSTSESGERIYELDSVYGYSEDAKFKLHVYENGYFLRDFDPAEDFQTTQKYYSNEKSLVDAYKGTELLNNSSNVSQNEEFVISNKELYIYKTNGSGLYVDAAGAVLANQSDVSLRVIKERKTPGIWLDLKNSFFQQKILDAAASGVLFNNNTFKEYFRGLLFEVEEITPGQGAMAMLDFSAAEFKVLFKSSIGGGDALKRTLSLQMGYKATASKKSNNVNFIEHTKSATYDTKLLSSDEVNGDDRLYLKGGNGSVVFLDVFGADSDNNTIPDELEQLRADMLANNWLINEASLTFHIDRDVMDITDVVEPQRIYIFDATNNKPILDYYADNSTSSNPKKNKGSFGGLIEKGTDGKGLKYKIRLTEYIKQLIKNENDAYDDNIRIGVVVIESINIPENAFINPANPISIGSESVEFVPVTSVMNPLGTVLYGTNVAPQDEAKKLKLEIYFTKPN; via the coding sequence ATGAAAAGCATTTTTTTAAAAATAACATTACTAGCAACAGCTTTGTTTACATTTACGTCATGTGACAAGGATTTTAATTCATTAGATTCAGATTTAGCAGACGACGCTCATTTTAATCTTGAAAAATATGAAGTTCAAAATTTAAAAGCTTATTCAAAAGCAACTGGGCCTGTACAGTCAAATAATTTACCTATCAGCGCATTAGGAATTTATGAAAATCCTTATTTTGGGGTTACAAAAGCACACTTTGTAAGCCAAATAGAATTGAGTAGTTCAAATCCAACTATTGGAGATTCTCCGGTTATAGACTCGGTTTATTTATATGTACCTTATTTTAGTACTTTAAAATCGACTTCAGAATCAGGAGAGAGAATTTATGAATTAGATTCTGTTTATGGCTATTCGGAAGACGCAAAGTTTAAGCTTCATGTATACGAAAATGGTTATTTTTTAAGAGATTTTGATCCTGCAGAAGATTTTCAAACTACTCAAAAATATTATTCAAACGAAAAAAGTTTAGTTGATGCCTATAAAGGGACTGAATTATTAAACAATAGTTCTAATGTTTCTCAAAATGAGGAATTTGTAATCAGTAACAAAGAATTATACATTTATAAAACAAATGGTAGTGGTTTGTATGTTGATGCGGCAGGTGCTGTTTTAGCAAATCAATCAGACGTTTCTCTTCGTGTTATAAAGGAAAGAAAAACACCAGGCATATGGTTGGATTTAAAAAATAGTTTTTTTCAACAAAAGATATTAGACGCAGCAGCTTCAGGGGTTTTATTTAACAACAACACTTTTAAAGAATATTTTAGAGGATTGTTATTTGAAGTAGAAGAAATTACTCCTGGTCAAGGAGCTATGGCTATGCTGGATTTTTCTGCAGCAGAGTTTAAAGTGCTTTTTAAATCTTCTATTGGAGGTGGAGATGCATTAAAAAGAACATTGAGTTTACAAATGGGGTATAAAGCTACGGCAAGTAAGAAAAGTAACAATGTTAATTTTATCGAGCATACTAAAAGTGCTACATATGATACAAAATTGTTAAGCTCAGACGAGGTTAATGGGGATGATAGATTGTATTTAAAAGGAGGTAATGGTTCAGTTGTATTTCTTGATGTATTTGGAGCTGATTCAGACAATAATACTATTCCAGATGAATTAGAACAGCTTAGAGCCGACATGTTAGCAAACAATTGGTTAATAAATGAAGCGAGTTTAACATTTCATATTGATAGAGATGTAATGGATATTACAGATGTAGTTGAACCACAGCGTATTTATATTTTTGATGCTACAAATAATAAACCAATTTTAGATTATTATGCTGATAATTCAACGAGCTCTAATCCTAAAAAGAATAAAGGTTCTTTCGGTGGTTTAATTGAAAAAGGCACAGATGGAAAGGGTTTAAAATATAAAATTAGACTTACTGAATATATAAAACAATTGATAAAAAATGAAAATGATGCTTATGATGATAATATTCGTATAGGTGTTGTTGTTATTGAATCAATAAATATTCCAGAAAACGCTTTCATTAATCCTGCTAATCCTATTTCAATAGGATCAGAATCAGTTGAATTTGTTCCTGTAACTTCAGTAATGAACCCATTAGGGACAGTTTTATATGGAACTAATGTGGCGCCACAAGATGAAGCTAAAAAATTAAAACTTGAAATTTATTTCACAAAACCTAACTAG
- the glmS gene encoding glutamine--fructose-6-phosphate transaminase (isomerizing) has translation MCGIVGYIGHRDAYPVIIKGLHRLEYRGYDSAGIVLYDGKDLKLSKTKGKVSDLEAKAESEKTTIGKIGMGHTRWATHGVPNDVNSHPHFSNSGKLVIIHNGIIENYEPLKQELIKRGYTFKSDTDTEVLVNLIEEVKKKENCKLGKAVQIALNQVIGAYAIAVIDVEKPDEIIVARLGSPLAIGIGEDEFFIASDATPFIEYTSNAIYLEDEEMAIVRLHKPLKVRKIKDDSLVDPYIQELQLNLEQIEKGGYDHFMMKEIYEQPSVIKDTYRGRLLANKGIIQMSGVEDNLEKFLNAKRILIVACGTSWHAGLVAEYIIEEFSRIPVEVEYASEFRYRNPIINKDDVVIAISQSGETADTLAAIKLAKENGAFVFGVCNVVGSSISRETHAGAYTHAGPEIGVASTKAFTTQITILTLLALRLAKAKGTMNNSDYQRYLLELELMPEKVQEALLTNDVAKQIAEIYKDATNCLYLGRGYNFPVALEGALKLKEISYIHAEGYPAAEMKHGPIALIDEHMPVIVIAPNKGHYDKVVSNIQEIKSRSGKIIAVVTKGDTQVKALADHVIEIPETNEPFTPLLTTIPLQLLSYHIAVLRGCNVDQPRNLAKSVTVE, from the coding sequence ATGTGTGGAATTGTAGGTTATATTGGTCATAGAGATGCTTATCCAGTTATTATTAAAGGATTACATCGTTTAGAATACAGAGGTTACGATAGTGCTGGTATTGTTTTATATGACGGAAAAGATTTAAAATTATCAAAAACTAAAGGGAAAGTTTCTGATTTAGAAGCAAAAGCCGAAAGTGAGAAAACAACTATTGGTAAAATAGGAATGGGACACACACGTTGGGCAACTCATGGAGTTCCTAATGATGTAAACTCGCACCCACATTTTTCTAACTCTGGAAAGTTAGTGATAATTCACAATGGGATCATCGAAAATTATGAACCATTGAAACAAGAATTAATCAAAAGAGGTTACACATTCAAGTCTGATACAGATACGGAAGTGTTAGTCAATTTGATTGAAGAAGTTAAGAAAAAAGAAAATTGCAAACTTGGTAAAGCGGTTCAAATTGCATTAAATCAAGTTATAGGTGCTTATGCTATTGCAGTAATTGATGTTGAAAAACCAGATGAAATTATCGTTGCTCGTTTAGGAAGTCCATTAGCAATTGGAATTGGTGAAGATGAGTTTTTTATCGCATCTGATGCAACTCCATTTATCGAATATACTTCAAATGCTATTTATTTAGAAGATGAAGAAATGGCAATTGTACGATTACACAAACCATTAAAAGTTAGAAAAATTAAAGACGATTCATTGGTTGATCCTTACATTCAAGAACTTCAATTAAACTTGGAGCAAATTGAAAAAGGGGGTTATGATCATTTCATGATGAAAGAAATCTACGAACAACCAAGCGTAATCAAAGACACTTACAGAGGAAGACTTTTGGCGAACAAAGGAATTATCCAAATGTCAGGTGTTGAAGATAATTTAGAAAAATTCTTAAACGCAAAACGAATCCTTATTGTAGCTTGTGGGACTTCATGGCACGCAGGTTTAGTTGCAGAATATATTATCGAAGAATTTTCAAGAATTCCAGTAGAAGTAGAATACGCATCCGAATTCCGTTATAGAAATCCAATCATCAATAAAGATGATGTTGTTATCGCAATTTCACAATCAGGTGAAACGGCAGATACGTTAGCAGCAATCAAATTGGCTAAAGAAAACGGAGCTTTTGTGTTTGGAGTTTGCAACGTGGTAGGTTCTTCAATTTCTCGTGAAACTCATGCAGGTGCTTACACTCACGCGGGTCCAGAAATCGGAGTAGCATCTACAAAAGCATTTACAACTCAAATTACCATTCTTACCTTGTTAGCACTACGTTTAGCAAAAGCAAAAGGGACGATGAATAATTCAGATTACCAACGTTATTTGTTGGAATTAGAATTAATGCCAGAAAAAGTTCAAGAGGCTTTATTAACAAATGATGTTGCTAAACAAATTGCCGAAATTTACAAAGATGCAACCAATTGCTTATACTTAGGAAGAGGTTATAACTTTCCAGTAGCTTTAGAAGGTGCATTAAAATTAAAAGAAATTTCATATATCCACGCAGAAGGATATCCAGCAGCAGAAATGAAGCACGGGCCAATTGCGTTGATTGACGAACATATGCCAGTAATCGTAATTGCTCCAAATAAAGGACATTATGATAAAGTGGTAAGTAATATTCAAGAAATAAAATCAAGAAGCGGTAAAATTATTGCTGTAGTTACTAAAGGAGATACGCAAGTTAAAGCTTTAGCTGACCACGTAATTGAAATTCCAGAAACAAACGAACCATTTACACCGTTATTAACTACAATTCCGTTACAATTATTATCGTATCATATTGCAGTTTTAAGAGGTTGTAATGTCGATCAACCTAGGAATTTAGCAAAATCCGTTACCGTAGAATAA